In the Trichoderma atroviride chromosome 4, complete sequence genome, GTATATGGATAATCGACTTTCCAAGTATGACTTGATAAGTTCTGGGTTCTGGATGCAAAATTTCACACTTGCCCTTCGAGCTCAAGGGGTTGAGGCCTGTTATATGGCCAGTGTTGCGGGATACCCAGAACTCCTACAGCGTGAATTGGGGCTTGAAGGAGATGTTAATTTCTTGAGCGCGATTGCGATAGGTTACGAAGACTTGAGTTACGTGGGTAACAGTCTGAGGATGCGCCGAGATCCGTGGACAAATAATGTCGAGAttcgatgaggaagaagcgcCAATAGATATATCAAGATCAGTAAATTCTTGTCTAAAATCTGAAAGTACTGCGAGTGAATCTTTGTTTGAGCCAAATAGCAGGATAGACAATTTCTTTAATGACACGGCGAGCAAAGTGCAATATTCATAAGTAACTGTATCATCCTCAATACGTTTGCAACCTACACCAGCAGTCATATGTGTAAATTTGAGACGGCGTCTTGTATAAACATGCAGATATTACTGGAGGTTCGCTGCACTCTACTATCATGCCGTTGTATTCTCACCATTGTACAAGTGTATCGTCCACAGTCTTGACTTATCCAATAATGTGAATTGATATTGTACGTATCGTTGCTTAAATCTTACTCTAGTGGCTGTTCTCATTTGTTATCCACTAAAAGTTGCCACACCTGGTGCTCTAGCTTAAGGTGGGAATAGGATTCATAATCTCGACCGTAATGCTACATACGTAAACATGCCATTTCGATTTATTACGTCCTGCGCGAGTACAAGACGTAAACTGCTTCGAAATCAAGAACGCAATGCTTACAATTATTCCGAGCATTGCAACATTATTTGACCTCAGGACATTACATTAAAACAAGCTCTCCCTTCCATCATTAATAATTGGTAGCAACCAAAAGATATGATTTGGAAACAAATGCAATTTGATAAACCACTTAAAcaacatacatatatactcTCATACAAACTCCaacagcaaaaaaacaagaaatcaGCCTAGATCTCAAGGATTAACTACAAACATACAAAGATATCGGCTTACTTTCAAAATCTGGACAGTTCAGCTTCTGCAACCGCATTTTATCTTGTCCTATAACGGAACTCCGACATCTATACTGATAACAATAGAATATGCCTGTCACTAAGAATATCGAATTTCAAACTCGTGATGGCCTTACCTTGAGGGGACAACTCACCTTGATGGACAAGCCAAATGCGCCGCTGCTAATCATGCTTTCTCCAGTATGGCTGCATCTGGACCAACTAAAAAGATTGCCGTTACTAACAGCTAAATAGTTTGGCGTGACAAGTGCACACTTGATGAATACGCAATCGAAAGTTTTTAACGATGGTGGATTTGCCACATTAACTTATGATCCGCGAACATTCGGCAAAAGTGATGGACTGCCAAGGCAACACATAAATTTTGAAAAGCAGTCCGAGGATGTTTTCGATGCTGTTACGTACGCCACATCTTTAACGCCAGAAGTGGACGCAACCCGCATCGCTCTCCGTAAGTACCAATGTCTATGATGTCAAGAACAATGGAGATATTTGCGGTCGTGTATAAATGCTTACATACTGAAAGTCGgcggtggccatggcggagGAATTGCAATTCGAGAAGCGGCAGTTGATCCAAGAGTTAAGGCTCTAATTTTGCAGGTTCCAGGCATATCAGGAGCCATGGATGCGCAATTTTATCCTCCTGGATTGCTAGAGCGATCGAGAGCAGCGGTGACCGAGTTTTCAGAGAAATCTACAAGGAAACAGGAATACATACAAATATTCCCTGCTACTGCCGAAGAAGCTACCGCAAATCCGCCAaaagtgctgctgccaggGCCCCCGCTGTTTGAGTTCTATAAATTTCTTCAGACAATCACTGACGGGGAAGATATTGATTGGGAAAATAAAGTGACCTTGGAAAGCGCCTACTACAACTTTATTAACGAATTCCAAGCATACTTACCAAGAGTTGCGCCAACTCCTCTCTTATACATAGTTCCTAGTGGGGGTCTCCCTGCTGAGCCCCATGAGGAAGCATACGCGGCAGCCAACGAGCCAAAGGAATTCTACAAGATTGAGCCTTTTGATTTCGCAGGTTACATGTATGGAACCGCAGACAAAACACAGAAGGATGTTGAAGTCAAGTTTTTGCAAAAGTATCTAATGTGATGGGTTTTGCCTTGAAAGGGAAAAGTACCAACATAGAATTACTTAGATAAGAAGACTAGATAAGAAGACTAGATACATCTATTCATTACGCTTTCTGCTCTTTGATCAAATTTCTTGTTACAGTTATCTATAATAACGCATCTATCTTCTAATGTAAAATAATTCTAACAATTTTAGCATACAAATCGGTCTAATCAGATGTTCTGTAGCGCACAACATAACATTCTCCTTGTCATTACTGAGGTGCTACTAGAGTGCCACTTGGGGCCGATCTAATAAACTTCCCACATTTATGTCAACATCTGCTTCCAATGTACTCATAAGTGACTTGAAATCGGCGAATAGAGTGTTTGCTCGCCTATGATCAATAAGCGATGAGTTGTACAGCATCGAGACTTCGTATTGATTGCGTTGCCGTTTGACCATCAATATGACAGCCCAGTGGTAGTCAGTATTGAAATTATCCAGATCTGGCCTGGGGACAATCTTAGTGACATCTGAATCACTGGCATCTGTGCCGCACACATCCTTGGATTTGTTCAACTCGGATCTCAAATTGACAAAAGACTGCACCCAAGGCCGCCCGTCAGCGCTGGGGACCACACCAGGAGCAAACCCCTGCTCCCACTTGGTTGTGGTCGTAATGTCATCTTGGACTCGCTGTAGTAGCTCTGTTATAGGCTCCTGCTTGCTCTGTACAGAAATTCGAAATGGTACCGCATTAACCAAGGGCCCCATGACACGCCACACGTCGGCAAACGTATTCGAAGATCTTCCGTGGCGACAGAGGCCAAACGTGATGTCTCGGTGTCCTGATAGTTTTGCCAGGGCCATTGCCCATGCAGCGAGGATGACTTGTGTTGGGTTCCTTGGCGTATCGCCGTTGGGCTGGGGATTGCTAAAGGGAACTGGAAGCATGTCCTTTAAGACATTCTCGACGCTTCCGCTCACCACAGCTTGGTCAAGTGGATGGATATTGGCAACATTTGCGCCACGCAAATAATTTTCCCAAAATTTCATGACCTCTTCCTGCGGTGCAATGAGGTGCTGATGTTTGACAAAAGCGCCAAACCACGGGCGTTCGATATTCTCAGCTCCTGCATATTTGAACGGAGATTGCAGGATTTGCGATATTTCTTTGTCGATGAGGAAACGCGTGAAAGCATCGCAATGAGTGTGATATAAAGAGATTGCGAAAAAGTTACGGCCTTGGTGGGCTGCATCTCCAAGCACAAGAGCATATCGCGCGGCTGGAGCGCCCAGCTGAAGTTTCTGAGCAGTAGTGCTGTCAAGGAGAGATCGAAGGCTGGAAGGATAAGACCAATGTGACGCCGTTTCTTTAAGCAAAGCCAATGCAAACTTATTTTCGCCTGGACTGATGATGGTTGTACGGAAAATTGGATTCTTCATTTCCAGCAAGTGTGTAAATTGCTTCAAGCCTTGTTTCAGATTGGGCCCTTCAACTTCGTAGATGTAGTTTATACATCCTGTGCCGCCATTTTGTTGATGATGTAAAAAG is a window encoding:
- a CDS encoding uncharacterized protein (antiSMASH:Cluster_4.7~EggNog:ENOG41), whose translation is MDAQFYPPGLLERSRAAVTEFSEKSTRKQEYIQIFPATAEEATANPPKVLLPGPPLFEFYKFLQTITDGEDIDWENKVTLESAYYNFINEFQAYLPRVAPTPLLYIVPSGGLPAEPHEEAYAAANEPKEFYKIEPFDFAGYMYGTADKTQKDVEVKFLQKYLM
- a CDS encoding putative NRPS-like protein biosynthetic cluster (antiSMASH:Cluster_4.7~EggNog:ENOG41~SMCOG1127:condensation domain-containing protein); translated protein: MASLESLRQIWADVLGIENDKFTDSDNFMTLGGNSIKAIQFLGEIASFIDTIDLATFLNNATFKNIWDTISAYQQSVNGETAKKSTRIEPIETMDSIAADSMVGISSGQLASALERVGVAEDDVTQVAPVSSIQEFFLHHQQNGGTGCINYIYEVEGPNLKQGLKQFTHLLEMKNPIFRTTIISPGENKFALALLKETASHWSYPSSLRSLLDSTTAQKLQLGAPAARYALVLGDAAHQGRNFFAISLYHTHCDAFTRFLIDKEISQILQSPFKYAGAENIERPWFGAFVKHQHLIAPQEEVMKFWENYLRGANVANIHPLDQAVVSGSVENVLKDMLPVPFSNPQPNGDTPRNPTQVILAAWAMALAKLSGHRDITFGLCRHGRSSNTFADVWRVMGPLVNAVPFRISVQSKQEPITELLQRVQDDITTTTKWEQGFAPGVVPSADGRPWVQSFVNLRSELNKSKDVCGTDASDSDVTKIVPRPDLDNFNTDYHWAVILMVKRQRNQYEVSMLYNSSLIDHRRANTLFADFKSLMSTLEADVDINVGSLLDRPQVAL